From the Candidatus Methylomirabilota bacterium genome, the window GGCGAAGAGCACCGCACGGGGCTGAGCGGCGGTCAGGAAGCCCGAATCCACGCCCGGATCGTGCACGTAGTCGGCGGTCCACACCGGTCGGCCGGTGGCGAACGCCTGCCGCAGGAGCTCGAACCGGGCGAGCGGAAACGGGGAGGTCAGAAACTGCCGGATCAGCTCCTTGGGCACGCGATAGCCGGCGACCGGGACCAGATTCTCCTTGCGGGCGTCCAGGAAGTAGGCGCCGACCATGTCGGCCCCGAAGGCCCGGGCCACGGCCCGCGCGACCTGGCGCATGGCCTCCTGAACGGGCTGGTTCAGAGAAAGGATCTGCCCGACGGCCAGCAGCGTCTCCGTCTCCTTGAGGCGCCGTCCCGTCTCGCCGAAGAGCCGCGCGTTCTCCAGGGCCAGCGCGGCCTGGTCCGCGAAGGTCTGGGCCAGCCGGGTCTCGTCCTCGCTGAAGACGCGACCCGCCCGGTCGGCGACGGCCAGCGCGCCGATCACCTGGTTCTTGACGACGAGCGGGACCGAGAGCACCGCGCGATACGACGCCCGCTCGACGCGGGACCGCGTCTCCGCCGTCAAGCTGAACCGGGGATCGATCAGGGCGTCGGTGGTGACCACCGGGCGCCGCTCGCGCACCGCGAGTCCGGACACGCCGGTGCCCCGCGGCAGGACCATGCCTCGGGCGACCGTCGGGCGGCCTTCTTCGGCGATGGCCAGCGCCACCAGGTCCTCCGACTCCGGCTCCAGCCGATAGAGCGTCGAGGCCTGCACGCCCAACAGCGCGCGCACGCTCTCCGCGATTCGCTGGCCCACCTCGGCCGGATCGAGCGACTGCGAGACCAGGCGGCCGAGGTCGGCCAGGGTCTCGGCTGCCCGCCGGCGCTGCTCGGTCTGCGCGAAGAGGCGCGCGTTTTGCGCCGCGATGGCCGCCTGCTCGGCCAGACGCCGCAGGATCGTCTCGTCCCAGTCGGTGAAGGGGCGCGGCGAGCGGTTATCCACGAACAGGAGCCCTTCCACGCGATCGCCGAACTTGATCGGGACGGCCATGGACGCCACGATCTCCTCGCCCTGAATCGTGGCCAGGTAGTCCTTGCTGATCCGCGGATCCCGCGCGTAGTTGTCGGTCCGGAAGGGCTGGCCGGTGAGGAGCACCTGGCCGCCGAGCCCTTTGCCCGGCTCGACGGCGTAGGGCTGGTGGCCCCGATAGCGGGTTCCCGCCCAGTACCGGAACACCATCACGCCCGAATCCGGGTCACGGAGGGCGATGTGCGCCATGTCGCTTCCGCACGCCGCGCGCGCGCCTTCGACCACCCGCTCCAGGACCGTGTCGAGGTCCAAGGACGCGTTGAGCGCCTGGGACAGCTCGGCGAAGATCTCCGCCTCCTGCCGTCGCCGTTCGGCCTCGCCATAGAGCCGGGCATTCTCGACGGCCAGGCCGGCCTGACGACCGATCCCATCCACGAGGCGGAGCTCCTCGCCCGAGAGCTCGTGCGTCTCTCCCCACCAGACGGCCAGGAGCCCGCCGATGGGCGCCCCCTTCACCACCATGGGCACGAACGCGAGCGACCGCGGGCGGAACCGATCGAGCGTCTCCCGGTCGATCCGGGGGTCGGCCCCGGCGTGGGTCGAGCTGACCGGCCGCGCCGAGCGCCACCCCTCTTCGAAGAAGAGGTGGCTCTTGAGAGGAATCGGAAACTCCCGCAGCCTGTCGAGCAAGGGTTTCGGGACGTGGTAGCCGGCCGTGGGGCGGAGACAGCTCTCGTCCGGGTCGGCCAGGAACGCGCCGACCATGTCCGCCCCGATGGCCCGCGCCGTCTCCCGAGCCACGCGGCGGAGCGCCTCGGTCAGATCCAGCGTGGTGCTGAGGGCCTGGCTGACGGTCAGGAGGGTCTGGGTCTCCCGGAGCCGGACCGACAGCTCCCGGACCAGATCCACGTGCGGCACGACTTCGGGATCGCTCGACCCGCTCGGCACTCGGCCTCCCCTCGGCCCCGTCGGGGCCCCGGTGATCCTCGATTATGACACAGCCCCGGGGCCGCCCCGAGAACTTGGCAAGCCCGCGCGCCTAAAGGATTTCCGTAAGGGTCAGCGCGCGGCTGGCGGCAGGGGTGGCCCCCGGGACGGCGTCACGCATATAATCCCCGAGAGGCGTCCGGTGACCCAGGTGCTCCCCAGCCCATCCGAGCAGGGCCAGCTCAGGGCCCTCCTCGACACCATCAAGCGCATCACGGCGCTCACGCCGCCCGAGGTGCTCCTCGGCACCATCGCGGACGCCGCCGCTCGGCTCCTGGGCTTCGAGACCGGGGGCTTCCGGCTGGTCGAGGGCGACGAGCTCGTGATCGCGGGCCAGTGGGGCGACCCGGCCATGCTGCGGCCCCGCATCAAGATCGGCGAGAGCCTCACCGGCCGGGTGGCACTGACCGGCGAGGCGATGGTCGTCACGGACCTGCCGAACGACCCTCGCCTCGACCCGCTCCACCAGGAGGCCGACCGCCGCCACGGCTACCGGATGTACATCGGCGTGCCGCTTCGAATCGGCTCGCGGGTCACCGGGGTCCTCGCGCTCCGCTCCCGGGCTCAGCGCGCGATCAGCGCCGATGAGCTGGCGGTCGTCCAGGCCTTCGCCGATCACGCGGCCATCGCCCTGGAGAACGCGCGGCTCTACGCCGTCGCCCAGCACCAGCGGCAGCGGGCCGAAGCGCTCACGGAGATCGCCGGGGACGTGTCGGCGGCGCTCGACCGGAACACCGTGCTCCAGCGCGTGGTCGAGCACGCGCGCCGGCTCTGCCGGGCCGACCTCGTCACGCTGGCGCTCTACGAGCCGGGCGGAACCGAGGCAGCGGTCGTCGCCAAGACGGGGCACCTGACGGACGTCTACGACCGGATGGTCTTCCGCCCGGGGCTCGGGCTGGGTGGGGCAGTGCTGGCGACGCGCGTGCCCGTCACGTCGGCCGACCGCCTGACCGACCCACGCTGGGACCCCGACGAGGCGGCCCGGGTCGAAGGGCTCCGCTCGACGGCGGCGGTGCCGATCCTGGCCGGCGCGACGCTGCTCGGCGTCCTCTGGGTTCACCGGCGGACCGTCGAGCCATTCGAGCCGGCCGACGTCAGCACCATCGAGGCGCTGGCTCGCCATGCCGCCATCGCCATCCAGAACGCCGCGCTCTATGAGACGGCGCAGGCGCGGGCGGCCGAGGTGCAGGTGCTTCGGCGCATCGGACTCACCCTCTCCCGCTCGCTCGACCTGCCACGCGTCCTCCAGGACATCGTGGAGGCAGCCCGAGCCGGGACGGGAAGCGACGCCGCCTTCTGCGCCCTGGTGGATCCCACCGCGCTCAACGTCGAGACCGTCGCCTCGACGGGGGCCCTCACCACCTTGTTTGCCCGGTATCGCATCCAGCCCGGGCAAGGCATCGGTGGCTGGTTCCTCCTCCACAAGCGCCCCTTTCGGACCGAGGACTACCTGGCCGATCCCCGGTTCGTCCACGCGTTCGACGACGCCGCCCGGGCCGAGCGCATCGTCGCCAATCTGGGGGTGCCCATCCTGAACCAGGACCAGGTGATCGGCCTGTTGTGGGTCGTCAACCGGACGCGGCAGCCCTTCACCGAGCGGGATGAGGCCTTCCTGACCGGACTGGGGGATCACGCCGCCGTGGCCATCATGAACGCGCGGGCCCACGCCGAGCGCCAGCGCGCCCTGGAGGAGCTCCAGGCGTCTCAGGACCGGCTCGTCAAGACCGAGCGCCTTCGCGCGCTCGGCGAGATGGCCAGCGGCGTCGCCCACGACTTCAACAATCTCCTGGCGGTGATCCTCGGCCGCGTCCAGCTCCTGCTCATGCGCGCCGATGACCCGGAGCTCCGGCGCGGGCTCTCCATGATCGAGCGGGCCGCCACCGACGCCGCCCAGACGGTCCGCCGCATCCAGGAGTTCACCCGCACCCGGCAGACGCGGCCGTTCGGGCCGGTCGACCTCGCGCACGTCGTGCGCGAGGCGCTGGAGCTGACCAAGGGGCGCTGGAAGGACGAAGCCCAGGTGCGCGGCGTGACGTACGCGGTCGTCATGGAGCTCGGCGCCGTCCCCGCGGTGGCGGGCCAGGCGGCGGAGTTGCGCGAGGTCGTCATCAATCTCGTCCTCAACGCCGTCGACGCCATGCCGGACGGCGGGACGATCCACGTGAGCGTTCACGCCGAGAACGGAAGCGTGGTGACGCGGGTCCGCGACTCCGGGCACGGCATGACCCCCGAAGTCCGGGCCCGAGTGTTCGAGCCCTTCTTCACGACCAAGGGCCCGCGCAGCACCGGCCTCGGGCTCGCGGTCGCCTACGGGATCATCCAGCGCCACGGAGGCCGGATCGAGGTCGAGAGCACGGCGGGGTCCGGAGCCGCCTTCACCATCACGTTGCCCGTCCGGGCCCGGCGCCCGCCCGACTCCCGGGGGGCCGAGACGACGGCGCCAGCGCCACCCGCCCGGCCCGCCCGCGTCCTCGTCGTCGACGACGAGCCGCCGGTGCGCGAGCTCATCGTGGACGTCCTCCGCTCGGCCGGCCACGTCCCGCTGGCCGCCGAGGACGGAGCGGCCGGCCTCGCGCTGGCCGCCGACGGGACGCTCGATCTGGCGCTCATCGACCTGGGGTTGCCCGGGTTATCCGGCTGGGACGTGGCCGCCCGTCTCCGGGCCGCCTCCCCCGAGCTTCCGCTGGTTCTCATCACTGGCTGGGGCGATCAGCTCGACCCGGCCGCGCTCGAGCGGAGCGGCGTCTGCCAGGTCATCGCCAAGCCGTTTCAGGCTGAGCAGATCCTGCGAATCGTCGCGGAGCGGACGGGTCGCGCCGCGGCGAAGGGCGGAAGCAGCTAGATGTGTGGCGGAGTGACCCGGCGCCGGCCACCGAGCGGGCGGTGCATCGGGGAGTGCTCAGAGCGGCGGCTTGGCCGCCGCCACGACGGGGGGCCTCGGGGGGTCTTCCGAGACCCCCCCGAATGAATCCCGCTACTCGAAGCGGCGCGGGGCGTTCTGCGGCGTGACGAGCTCCGGCAGCGACTCCTGGTACCGCTGCACGTCCTCGGTGGTCAGGCCAAACCACTCGGGGGCGAGGCTCGCCAGCAGATAGAAGGGCCGCACCAGCACCCAGTCGAGCACGACCCCGACCGGATGGAGGACGTACGCCGGGGCCCGAAACGGATGGCCGTAAGCCGACGGAAGCGGCTCGTAGGTATCCGGCAGCGCCCGCGGGAAGATCGACCAGGCGCCGTCCTTTTGCGACTTGAGCTGGGCCGCCGAGCAGCCGACCGCCACCAGCGCCGCCAGCAACAGCACCACGAGAACTCTGGCACGCATCGTCGTTCCTCCCCGCCTGCCTCGCCGGCCACCAACCAACGGCGCCGGGCTCGAGCGCTCGGAACCACAGGTAGGAGCCACCACGCCCGGCTACCGTAGCATGGCCTTTCCGGGACCCCCAAGAGTTTTCGCGTGGGCAGATGCCCCGACCGCGGTGGAACTTGGCAGTGACGGCGGTTCGCGGTAGACTAAGCATCCTCGGGCCTTGGGACTCTGGCAGGGGGGAGGGCCGGCCGGCGTGGGTGAGCCGACTGAAGACCGCTCGTTTCTGGGCTGGTTGTCTCGCTTCTGGACCGGGTCGCCGCCCGGCCCCGACGTCGTGACCGCCACCCCGCCCCTACCTGTAGCGGCGGCACCCACCGCGACAGCCGGTCCCGAAGCACCGCCCACCGACCTCACGCACGATCAGACGACCGGCCGTGAGACGACCCTCCGCATCGAGGACATCATACGGGTCCAGGCCGTCACGGCGAGCCTCCTCACGAAGAAGGTCTCGCCGCAGGACCTCTTCCGGCACATCGTGGACGGCGCCGCCGACTGTCTGAACGCCCACGAGGCCTCGCTGA encodes:
- a CDS encoding GAF domain-containing protein, whose product is MTQVLPSPSEQGQLRALLDTIKRITALTPPEVLLGTIADAAARLLGFETGGFRLVEGDELVIAGQWGDPAMLRPRIKIGESLTGRVALTGEAMVVTDLPNDPRLDPLHQEADRRHGYRMYIGVPLRIGSRVTGVLALRSRAQRAISADELAVVQAFADHAAIALENARLYAVAQHQRQRAEALTEIAGDVSAALDRNTVLQRVVEHARRLCRADLVTLALYEPGGTEAAVVAKTGHLTDVYDRMVFRPGLGLGGAVLATRVPVTSADRLTDPRWDPDEAARVEGLRSTAAVPILAGATLLGVLWVHRRTVEPFEPADVSTIEALARHAAIAIQNAALYETAQARAAEVQVLRRIGLTLSRSLDLPRVLQDIVEAARAGTGSDAAFCALVDPTALNVETVASTGALTTLFARYRIQPGQGIGGWFLLHKRPFRTEDYLADPRFVHAFDDAARAERIVANLGVPILNQDQVIGLLWVVNRTRQPFTERDEAFLTGLGDHAAVAIMNARAHAERQRALEELQASQDRLVKTERLRALGEMASGVAHDFNNLLAVILGRVQLLLMRADDPELRRGLSMIERAATDAAQTVRRIQEFTRTRQTRPFGPVDLAHVVREALELTKGRWKDEAQVRGVTYAVVMELGAVPAVAGQAAELREVVINLVLNAVDAMPDGGTIHVSVHAENGSVVTRVRDSGHGMTPEVRARVFEPFFTTKGPRSTGLGLAVAYGIIQRHGGRIEVESTAGSGAAFTITLPVRARRPPDSRGAETTAPAPPARPARVLVVDDEPPVRELIVDVLRSAGHVPLAAEDGAAGLALAADGTLDLALIDLGLPGLSGWDVAARLRAASPELPLVLITGWGDQLDPAALERSGVCQVIAKPFQAEQILRIVAERTGRAAAKGGSS